The genomic interval TGGGCCGGCGGCAGCTTCGACGGCGACGGCCAGGTGGGCGCCGCCGACGTGAGCGTGCTCTCGGGCAACTTCGGCTTCGAAGGCTCGGGCTCCAACGCCCTCGCCTTCGCCTCGGCCGTCGCACCCGCCGTGGGGTCCGCGGTCTCCGCCCCGGCGGCGGTGGACGCCCGCGAGGTGGCGGCCCCCAGCGGCGACGCGGTGGCCTTCGAGCTGCAAGTCGGGGCGCTGGCGGACGGCTTCGACACCATCGAGACGATCATCGAGCTCACGGCGGGGACGATCGTGGCGGACGCGGACGCCACGGCGAGCCTGCTGGCCGAGGGCGACGACGAGTCGGGCTTCTCGGCCTTCCTCACGGCGCCCGCGGCCTTCGGCGGCAAGGGCCTCAGCGAGTTCGGTTACACGGAGCAGCCGACGCTGCTCTCGGCCACGTACGCGAGCCTCGGGAACAACTCGGCGGCGTCCTCGGACGTGCTGCTGGCGCAGATCCTGCTGGGCCAGTCGCTGTCGGAGACGGCCGGGACGTACACGGTCAACCTCTTCGACAACGGGATCCTCCAGGACACCCTCACGGCCAGCTTCGGCGGCTTCGTGATCCCCGAGCCGGCGACGGCCGCGGTTCTCGGCCTGGGCGGGCTGACGCTCCTGCGGCGTCGGCGCAACGCCTGACCTCCCCCTGCCCGCCGAGCCGCCCGACGGCGGCCCGGCGGCTTGGTCGCGGCGGATCGTTTCCCGCTGCGCCGATCCTCGCCACCTTCGGAGTTTGCCATGAAGTTCCTTCTGCCCGCCCTCGCCGCCTTCGCCGCCGCTTCGCCCGCGGCCGGTGCCTCGCTCCAGATCGACGCCGGCCCGACCATCGGCGGCTTCGACGCCTTCGCCTTCACGCTCCTGCCCGAGCAGCTCGACGGTGGATTCGACACCATCGAGACCATCGTGACCGCCACCAGCGGCAGCTTCCTGACCGACTCGGACACCGCCGCGAGCCTGCTCAACGTCGGCGACGACGAGACCAGCTTCTCCGCGTTCCTGACGGCCCCGTCCGCCTTCGGCGGCAAGGGCCTCAGCGAGTTCGGCTACACCGAGCAGTCGGCGCTGCTCTCGGGCACCTACGCGAGCCTCGGGAACAACTCGGCCTCCGAGGGCGACGTGCTGCTCTCGCAGGTCGCCTTCGCCGCCGGCACGCCGGGCTCGGGCACGGTGCGTGTCAACCTGTTCGACAACGGCCTGGTCGTCGACCAGATCACCGAGAGCTTCGTCGTGCCCGAGCCCGCCTCCCTCGCCCTGCTCGCCGCCGGGGGCGTCGCCATCCTCGGCCGCCGCCGCGCCGCCTGAGCCGCCTGAGTCGCCGAATGATCTGATTGGAGGAGGAAGCCTCCGCCGCCGGCCCCCGCGGACCGTCGGCGGTTTTCGCTTGGGCGCCCCGCGGTCCGCGGCGCCGCTCACCGGGCCCGCCGGCACCGGGGCCCGAAGCGGTAGCGTCGGGAGCCGCACCGGCTCCGCCGCCGGGCGGATCCACGCCCCCTCCCGCCACGCCATGAGCAACCCCTCCCCCCACCGCGTCGGCCTCGGCGTCATCGGCCTCGGCGGCTTCGCCCGCTTCTCGCTGCAGCACTTCGTGCAGGCCCCCGGCGTGGAGCTGGTCGCTGCCGGCGGCGTCACCAGCGACGAGGCCCGCCACGCCGCGGCCCGCTACGGCATCCCGGTGCTGGAGAGCAATGACGAGCTCTGCGCCCACCCCGGCATCGACTGGGTCTACATCAACACCCCGCCCTTCCTGCACTTCGAGCACGCGATGCTCGCGCTGCGGGCGGGCAAGCACGTCCTCATCGAGAAGCCGCTCGCCACCGAGATCGGTCACGCCGAGGCCCTGATGGTGGAGGCCGACGAGCGGGGCCTCCGCCTCGTCACCAACCTCATGCAGCGCTACAACCCGCTGCTGGAGACCCTCGGCACGGTCCTGCGCGAGGGCCTGCTCGGCGCGCCGCTGTTCTTCAACCTCACCAACCACGCCGTGGACCAGGGCCTGCCCTCCGGGCACTGGTTCTGGGACCGCGACAAGAGCGGCGGCATCTTCGTCGAGCACGGCGTGCACTTCTTCGACATGGCCACGATGCTGCTCGGCCCCGGCCGCATCGACTCCGCCGGCAGCGCCCGCCGCGCGAGCGACGGCGCCGAAGACCAGGTCTGGTGCGACGGCCGCTTCGGTTCCGCCATCGCCCGCTTCTACCACGGCTTCAACCAGACCGCCGCCACCGAAGCCCAACGCTTCGAGATCGTCTGCGAGCGCGGGCAGATCACGATGGAGGGCTGGATCCCACTCGCCGCCACCATCACCGCCACCGTCGATCTCGCCGCCACCCGCCGCCTCACCGAGCTCGCCCCCGCGGCCCGCCTCCGCGTGCTCGAGCAGTTCCCGCCGGACCGCCAGGAGGTTCGCGGCCACGGCCGGATGCATCGCGTCGACCAGTCGATCCGCCTGGACGTCCCGCCCGCCAGCCCCAAGAGCGAGCTCTACGGCGAGCTGCTCCAGCGCCTCTTCACCGAGCAGACCGCACCCGACGCCGCCTCGAACTCCAACTCCCTCCGCCTGCAACCCGACGACGGCCTGGAGAGCCTCCGCCTCGCCATCGCCGCCCGCGACCTGGCCGATGCTGCGGACGCGGCCGACCCGCCGGAGGATTGAGCCGGCAGGCGACTCCGCGGGCGCTCCGCCCTCCCCCGCCGCCCCCGTACCTTCTGCGGATGCTGATCGAGCCGTACGTCACGCCCGCAGGGGCGCTTGCGGTCCGCGAGGCCGAGGGCGGAGAAACGGCACCGAGCGTGGCCGCCGCGAAGCGTCTGCTCACAGCCGCGGACGCGGAAGCCGGCGGGGGCTCCGGCGCTGCGCTGCTGGAGCTGGGCGCCGGCTGGGCCGACGCCGAGCTTGGCCCGCGGCTCGGGTGGCTGCGGGCCTTCGCCCGGGCGGCGCTCACTGCGTGGTGTCGGGCGGCCGCGCAGGAAGCCGGGGCGGTGGAGACGCCGAGCGAAGCCGCGCTCGCCGAGCGGGTCACGCACGCGCCGCCGCTCGCGGGCGGGGAGTACCTCCGGCCCGAGACCCTCGCGGCGTGGTGGGAACAGACCGGAGTGGCCCTCCACGCGGCGGCCGACGCGGCGGGGCTCCCCATCGGCGAGTACCTCGCGTCGCGGCACGCGTCGTGGAGAGCCGTCGGCCGGGTGACCTTTCACCTCGCCGAGAACCAGCGCGACGAGGCGCGGCCCTTCGCCTTCCTCGCCACCTACGCCGACGGCCCCGCGCCCGATGGCACGCCGCGGCACCGGCCGCTGGGCAAAGCGATCGAGACGTCCGCCGGCTCAGGCGACCGCGCCACGCTGCTGGGCCTGCTGACCCCGATCTACCGCGCGGCGGAGCGGGCGGACTGGCTGAGGGAAGCTGTCGTGAGCGGCGCCGTCTACCGGCCGCTCGCCTGGACCACCGGCGAGGCCTACGCCTTCCTCCGCTCGGTCGACACGCTGCAGGCGGCGGGCCTGGCGGTTCGCACGCCGGACTGGTGGTCCGCGAAGAAGCGGCCGCGGCCGACGGTCAGCGTGCAGGTGGGCGGGACCAAAGGCGGAGCCGTCAACACGGCGTCGCTGCTCTCGTTCTCGGTGAGCGTGACACTCGAGGGCGAAACGCTCAGCCCCGAGGAGATGGACGAGCTGCTCTCCGGCGGCGGCGGCGATGCCGCGGGCCTGGTCCGGCTGCGGGGCCGCTGGGTCGAATTGGACCGCGACCGGCTCGGCGCTGCGCTCGACCACTGGAAGGAGGTTGAAGCCGCGCACGCCGAAGGCGTCGGCTTCTCCGAGGCGATGCGGTGGATGTCCGGCGCGCAGGCGGTGGCGGAGGAGCAGGAGCCCTCGGCCGGAGCCGACCCGGAGGACCCGGCCGCCTGGGTCGGCATCGAGCCCGGCCCCTGGCTGGAGGAAACGCTTGCGACGCTCCGCGACCCCGCGTGCCTGGCGCCCGCGGAGATGCCGGGCCTGAAGGCCCGGCTCCGCCCGTACCAGGCGACCGGTGTCGGCTGGCTGGGCTTCATGTCGCGGCTGAAGCTGGGCGCCTGCCTGGCGGACGACATGGGGCTCGGCAAAACGCTTCAGGTGCTGGCGCTGCTGCTGCGGATGAAGCGGGCGGACGCCGAGGCCGGACCCGACGCGAACCTGCCCCCGAGCCCGAGCCCGCCCCCGAGCCTGCTCGTCGTGCCGGCCTCG from Phycisphaera mikurensis NBRC 102666 carries:
- a CDS encoding PEP-CTERM sorting domain-containing protein, with the protein product MKFLLPALAAFAAASPAAGASLQIDAGPTIGGFDAFAFTLLPEQLDGGFDTIETIVTATSGSFLTDSDTAASLLNVGDDETSFSAFLTAPSAFGGKGLSEFGYTEQSALLSGTYASLGNNSASEGDVLLSQVAFAAGTPGSGTVRVNLFDNGLVVDQITESFVVPEPASLALLAAGGVAILGRRRAA
- a CDS encoding Gfo/Idh/MocA family protein, with translation MSNPSPHRVGLGVIGLGGFARFSLQHFVQAPGVELVAAGGVTSDEARHAAARYGIPVLESNDELCAHPGIDWVYINTPPFLHFEHAMLALRAGKHVLIEKPLATEIGHAEALMVEADERGLRLVTNLMQRYNPLLETLGTVLREGLLGAPLFFNLTNHAVDQGLPSGHWFWDRDKSGGIFVEHGVHFFDMATMLLGPGRIDSAGSARRASDGAEDQVWCDGRFGSAIARFYHGFNQTAATEAQRFEIVCERGQITMEGWIPLAATITATVDLAATRRLTELAPAARLRVLEQFPPDRQEVRGHGRMHRVDQSIRLDVPPASPKSELYGELLQRLFTEQTAPDAASNSNSLRLQPDDGLESLRLAIAARDLADAADAADPPED
- a CDS encoding DEAD/DEAH box helicase, whose product is MLIEPYVTPAGALAVREAEGGETAPSVAAAKRLLTAADAEAGGGSGAALLELGAGWADAELGPRLGWLRAFARAALTAWCRAAAQEAGAVETPSEAALAERVTHAPPLAGGEYLRPETLAAWWEQTGVALHAAADAAGLPIGEYLASRHASWRAVGRVTFHLAENQRDEARPFAFLATYADGPAPDGTPRHRPLGKAIETSAGSGDRATLLGLLTPIYRAAERADWLREAVVSGAVYRPLAWTTGEAYAFLRSVDTLQAAGLAVRTPDWWSAKKRPRPTVSVQVGGTKGGAVNTASLLSFSVSVTLEGETLSPEEMDELLSGGGGDAAGLVRLRGRWVELDRDRLGAALDHWKEVEAAHAEGVGFSEAMRWMSGAQAVAEEQEPSAGADPEDPAAWVGIEPGPWLEETLATLRDPACLAPAEMPGLKARLRPYQATGVGWLGFMSRLKLGACLADDMGLGKTLQVLALLLRMKRADAEAGPDANLPPSPSPPPSLLVVPASLLANWAAERDRFAPSLQSVTLHPAESAVDLKDAGAVKRAVAGVDLAITTYGMLTRLDVLRELPWRLVVLDEAQAIKNSGTRQTHAVKKLTAESRVVLTGTPVENRLSDLWSLFDFLNPGLLGSAAAFKRLVKQMGGDDDRPADYAPLRRLVGPYILRRLKTDKSVIADLPEKTEVQAWCGLSKPQAKLYQASVDEMARELREGERAGIHRRGLVLGFLTRFKQVCNHPAQFHGTGAYAAEESGKFLRLRSLCEEIAARQERVLVFTQFREVTAPLAEQLGEVFGRSGLVLHGGTPVKKRQQMVQRFQAADGPPFLVLSLKAGGTGLNLTAASHVVHFDRWWNPAVENQATDRAFRIGQKRNVLVHKFVCRGTIEEKIDAMIQEKTAVADAVLGGEAEKRLTEMDDVELLDFVKLDVARAGEL